The stretch of DNA TGCGTTCTTTTTCTCCATCGCATTCCACTTCTCGAGAAACGGCGCCACGTCCATCCTGTGTCCGTCCATGCCGAGCTCTTCTGGCTTATAGCCCATGGCAAGCCCTAGAAGGTCTGTAAAATAAAGTATCGGGATGCTTAGCTTCTCGCCGTCCCTTGCCATGAGGAACTGATTATTGTCGAACTGCAAAAAGCACGACGGGCAGCAAAGCACCATGGCGTCCGCGCCTATGGCCCTTAATTCGTTTAGCTTAACACGCGCCATGTTCAGGGCTGCGTCGTGCTGGTCCACTCTATCGAGGCTCTGGCCGCAGCACTTAAGCTTGTTTAAATAACTAAGGCTCTCTGCGCCAAGCGCGCGTACGAGGTTATCGAACTTCTTTGGCTCAAGCGGGTCGTCGTTCTTTAGCGCGTGAGACGGCCTCATCATATGGCAGCCGTAGTGTATGCCTATCTTCATGCCCTCGAAGCCGCGCTTTATCTTCGCCTTTATCGCGTTTATGCCTACTTCGTCGTGGAAAAACGGCACAAGGTGCTTAAGAGAAGCAGTGCCATGGAACTCTCTGCCTATTTCCTTTAGAATCGAATTTACATCCGCTTCTTTCTTCGCATCTCCGTGGAGCTCGCCCTTAACGGTTGCGAGGTTCGAAACACATCCGGTGCACGGGCTTACTATGTCTACACCTTCTTTTTCCGCAACGGCCATGTTCCTTGCGGCAGTAAGGAGCCAGAGCCCGTGGTCAACGTTATTTACAAGCGACTTCTCCGGACAGCACGTAAAGCCGTCTATATCCCTATACGGAAGGCCAAAGCCCTTTAAAACCGTTCTTACCGATTTCTCTATAAAAGGGAAGCGCGCCTGAATGGTGCATCCCCAGAATATCGTAAAATCCTTCATTTCAAACCTTCTTTCAAAAGCGGCAAAACGCGGCCTCCTTTTATGGTATCAAAGGAAAAGGCCGCGGCCGTTGGTAAAACCTTCACTCAGTCCCGTGAAAAAAAACAGGCGGGTTTAAGTTCCCCCGGCTGACCCCGATTATGCCGGCACGCATGCCGCGGTCGGACAGACCTCGGCGCATTTGGCCGAATCGAAGTGCCCCTTACAGTCGATGCAAACCTTCGGGTCTATGGAATAAATGGGGTCGCCCTCGCTGATAGCGCCCACAGGGCACTCGGGCTGGCATACGCCGCATGCTACGCAATCTTCGGTAATCTTGTGAGCCATGATAGAGTCTCCTCTTTACGTTTTTTACACACAAAAGCCTGTGGCTTTATTTGTGTATACTGTATCCATTATAATACTCCTCATCAAAATAAAAGACAAGTGTTTTTTTGCTGCAGGCGGCTCTCCGGCCTTTGACGGCGCGACATGTACCGCTATAGTGTGCAAATCAAGCCCGAGGGCCGAAGGCGGGGCGTAGGCCGGGCCTTTACGCGTTCTATCGAGGCCGATTGGATTAAATAAAGTATCGTCAGCCACGATGCTGCCGTTTACTGTTTTTATGCCGGATTTCAGCATGTCTTTTACCGCATTCCTCAAGTCCGCTTCCGATAACAACGCATTGCCGCGGCCTGTTAGGTATAGGTTGCCGTTTAAGACGGTGTTCTTAAGTTTGGCGTCGCGGCTGATGTATGTGGTCATGTCGATTTTATTCGCGTGTTCGAGCGAAGCGCCT from Deltaproteobacteria bacterium encodes:
- a CDS encoding 4Fe-4S binding protein, which translates into the protein MAHKITEDCVACGVCQPECPVGAISEGDPIYSIDPKVCIDCKGHFDSAKCAEVCPTAACVPA
- a CDS encoding D-alanyl-D-alanine carboxypeptidase, producing MRKKRFTNYLLVTALFLLPAVAVGKGAELEERLKGLLPEGAEWSMSVMDINTNSFIYDAKSGSRAAESASGLTPASLVKLFTSGASLEHANKIDMTTYISRDAKLKNTVLNGNLYLTGRGNALLSEADLRNAVKDMLKSGIKTVNGSIVADDTLFNPIGLDRTRKGPAYAPPSALGLDLHTIAVHVAPSKAGEPPAAKKHLSFILMRSIIMDTVYTNKATGFCV
- a CDS encoding CoB--CoM heterodisulfide reductase iron-sulfur subunit B family protein — protein: MKDFTIFWGCTIQARFPFIEKSVRTVLKGFGLPYRDIDGFTCCPEKSLVNNVDHGLWLLTAARNMAVAEKEGVDIVSPCTGCVSNLATVKGELHGDAKKEADVNSILKEIGREFHGTASLKHLVPFFHDEVGINAIKAKIKRGFEGMKIGIHYGCHMMRPSHALKNDDPLEPKKFDNLVRALGAESLSYLNKLKCCGQSLDRVDQHDAALNMARVKLNELRAIGADAMVLCCPSCFLQFDNNQFLMARDGEKLSIPILYFTDLLGLAMGYKPEELGMDGHRMDVAPFLEKWNAMEKKNAASTLEGGMNMEGAF